AGGACACGAGGTCCACGCCCGACGCCACGACCTCGGGCACGGTTGGCTCGTAGGGGAAGCCGAAGCGACGGAGGTCTATGAAGCAGCCGGAGCCCAGGTCCTCCATGACAGGCACGCCCCGCTCCCGTCCAAGGTCGGCAAGCTCGCGCGAGGACACGGCGGCGGTGAAGCCGACGACGCGATAGTTGGACGTGTGGACCTTGAGCAGGAGCCCGGTCTCGGGCCCGATCGCCTGCGCGTAATCCTTGAGGTGCGTGCGGTTGGTCGTGCCGACCTCCCGCAGCGTCGCGCCCGAGCGGCGCATGATGTCGGGGATGCGGAATTCGCCGCCGATCTCGATCAGCTCCCCGCGCGAGACGATGACCTCCTTGCCGCGCGCGAGGCTTTCGAGCGCGAGCAGGACCGCCGAGGCACAGTTGTTGACCACGAGCGAAGATTGGGCGCCTGTCAGACGCTGGAGGAGGGCGTCCACGTGAGCGTAGCGCGAGCCGCGCTCCTTGCGGTTCACATCCATCTCGAGGTTGGAGTAGGCTCCGGCCACGATCTGGAGCCGCTCGCGCGCCAGCGGCGAGAGCAGGGCGCGGCCGAGGTTCGTATGGAGTACTACCCCCGTGGCGTTGACGACGCGGGCCAGGGAGAAGGCGCCGCCCTGCGAGAGCCGGGCTACGACGCGCTCGGCCAATGCCTCGGCCGCGGCCGCCGCGGGCGCGCCCTCGAGCACGCGCCGCCGCTCGGCGGCGAGCACGTCGCGCGCAGCCTCGGTCAGGCGCCGGCGCGTGATGCCGGCGAGCGCGGCATGGCCTTCCACGCGGGTGACGAGGGCGTCCACCCCCGGGAGCGCGCGCAGGAGCGTCTTCGCTTTATCCTCCGGCGGCAAGCTCGCTCTCCACGCGCGCGCGCACCCGGGCGATGATCTCGCGCGCTTCGTGCCGGATCGCGTCGCCGCCCGCGCCGCGGGCGTCGGTCTGCAGCAGCCGGCGCACCGCCTCCTCCGTCAGCCCCGCCCAAAGCTCGTCGAGGTCTCGGGGCGAGAAGCCCTGGCCGCGGAGCGCGGTCGTCCACTCGCGCGCCAGCTCCTGGACGAGCCGATCTCGCTCGGTCGCGAGCCGTCGCGCGCGCTTCACCAGCTCGGGCAGCTTGGGCGGCATCCCCTACTCCTTGACCAAGCCCCGCACGCTGTCCACCAGGTTGGGCTCCCAGCGGGTCGTCGACACGCACCCGTAATTGGGATTCGGCCGGAGACTGCCCGGCTTGCCGAGGCGGAAGGTGCGCATCTTGCTGTTGATCTGGAGATCGGTCGTGCCGCCGTTCGGCCGCACGAAGACCGTGAACGTGACGAGCGCCTCGCCCTCGAGGGACTTGTCGCCCAGGCTGCCGCAGTCGGCGTAGACGCCGATGGGCGAGACGATGTCGTCGGAGGCGATGACGCCGGAGTCCTTGGCGACCGCGCGCAGCGGGACGTTGTCGAAGGCCAGCGCCCGGATGAGCGCGTTCCAGGTGACATCGTAGGGCGCCGCGATCTGGTCGCGGTACGGCGGCGGCTGGAGCGGCGAGATGTAGGCCGCGCAGCCGCCCGCCATGATCCAGGCCAGGCCGGCCCACACCGCCCCGAGAAGCCGCGAGCGCCGTCCGGTCATGGATGCATTCTACCGCGGGTGGTGGTCGATCCCGCGGTAGGCGGTGATGAAGCGGCGGACGCGCCTCGGGTCGAAATCGTCGAAAGCGTCGAGCCGCGTCCAGGCCGTCAGCGCGATCCGCGTCTTCATGCCGGGATAGGGGGCCAGTATGACCTGGCGCTCGTAACCCGACACGATGGCCGTGAGCTTGGCGACGAGGTCGGGGCAGGCGTCGGGGCAGTTGTACTGGACCATGACGCCGCCATCCTCGAGGTTGTGCACCTGGAGCTGCCTGGGGATGGGCTCGGTGTGGATGCCCCAGGGCGCGACGTACGGCAGATGCGGCCCCGAGGTCGGCGGTTCGGAATTGTAGGGCGGGATCGTTTCGTTGAGCGTCTGGATGTGTCGGTTGCCCTGGTCCGGCTGGCTCACGCCGGGCTGGGCCACCGCCGCGCGGTAGGCAAAAACGCCGGCGACGACGGCCGCGGCCGCCGCTGCGCCGCCGGCCCACAGCCAGATCCTTCTCCCGCTGCCGAGCTCCGCGGCCCGTACGCTGGCGTGCATGTCTCGCGTCCCCATGACCGAGTGTCGAAGCGTGGGTTGTGGCGGAAGCGTGTGGGAGTCGAACCCACCTCCGACTTGTCTAGAGCCGGACGCCGGATTTGAAGTCCGGGAGGCCCACCGGGATCCTAGACGCTTCCGTGCGTCCAACGACGGACGATTCAAGGGTTCCGAGTGTACCACCCGGGTCGGGGGGCACCAAACGCGCTCGAGGTTCCCCAAACGCGCTGGAGGTTCCGAGGATAGCGGGGGGAGCGTGATAGGCTCGCGAGCCATGGGACGGACGACCCGGCTCGTGACGGTAGCGCTGCTTGCTCTGGCGCTGCCCGCCGGCGCCGCCGACCCGACGCCGCGGCCCGGCGCGATCGAAGCCGACGAGCGCGGGTTCCTCGAAAAGCACTGGCGCCGCGCCATCCCACCCCAGGGGCCAGCGCCCGCGCGCTTCTCTCCTATCGAGCGCTCGCTCCAGCCGGAAGCCTGCGGCGCCTGCCACCCGGTCCAGTTCGGCGACTGGCAGGCCTCGCTTCACTCGAAGAGCATGGGGCCCGGCGTGGCCGGCCAGCTCGTCGAGATGGCACGGCGAGAGCCCGCCGCCGCGCGATCATGCTCGCGCTGTCATGCGCCCGTCGCCGAGCAGCGGCCTGCGCTGGTCGACGCGCGCGGGGTCGTCTCCAACCCCGACTTCGATCCGGCGCTCCAGTCCCGGGGCGTCATCTGCGCGAGCTGCCACGTGCGGGGGCACGAGCATTTCGGCCCGCCGCGCAGGGACGGCTCGACGGCGAGCCGCGCGCCGCACGCGACGCTCCCGCACAATGGCGTCACGCGGACGACCGCCTTCCTCCGCGCCGGCTTTTGCGCGAGCTGCCACCAATTCGGCGCCGACGGCCTTTCCCTGAACGGCAAGCCGCTCGAGAACACCTACGAGGAGTGGCGCGGGAGCCCGGCGGCGCGCCGGGGACTCCAGTGCCAGCACTGCCACATGCCGGATCGGCGTCACCTCTGGCGCGGCATCCACGATGCGGACATGGTGCGCTCCGGCGTCGAGATCACCGTGAGAGCGGACCGGGCGCGCTACCGCGCGGGCGACCTCGTGCGCGCGACGCTGGCGATCGCAACGCCGAGGATCGGGCACGCCTTCCCCACCTACGTCACGCCCCAGGTGCTGGTGCGCGCCGAACTCGTGGACGCCCAGGGACAGCCCGTGGCCGGGAGCGTCGAACAGCGCGTCATCGCCCGCCAGGTGCCGCTCGACCTTTCGCGCGAGATCTCCGACACGCGCATCCCGCCCGGGGGGCGCTTTACCCTCGACTACTCGCGGCGGCTCGAGGCGGTGGGCCTGAAACTTCGCGTCACCGTGACCGTGCTGCCGGACGAGTTCTACACGCGCTTCTTCGAGGCCCTGCTGGCGGCGGGAGCGGGCGAAGGCGAAGCGCAGATCAGGGCAGCGCTCGAGGCCACGCGCCGCTCGGCCTACACGCTGTACGTCAAGGAGCTGCCGCTGACCTGAGAGTGCCGGCGGGGACTGTCGTCACCGCGCGGGCCCTCAGGCGCCGCCGGCCAGCGGCGGGAACATGGCCAGCTCGTCGCCCGGGGCCAAAACCTGCTCCGGGTCGGCGTCGCGGCCATTGACCACGGTGAGGCAGGCCAGCTCGCCCGGGATCTTGAGGGACTCCACCACGTCGCGCACGGTGGCGCCGGGAGGAAGATCGAGCGAGACGCCGTCGCCGTGGGCGCCGGCAGGCAGGTAGGGCTGAAGGGTCGCGAAAAGCCGGACTTCGACCTTCATCCGGCCGCGGGAGCTAGTCGGCCGGGAGGGCCGAGGCGATCCGGAGCCGGTCGCCCGGGCGGATGCGCGCGGCCTCGTCGAGCTCGTTCCAGCGCGTGAGCTCGGCGGCCGAGACGCCGTAGCGCTTGGCGATGGTGCCCACGGTCTCTTTCGGCTGGACGACGTGGATCTCCGGCTTGCCCACCTGGCGGCCGCGGCCGGCCGCCGCGAGCCGCTGTCCGCGCGCGCGCTCCTGGGCCCCGACGAACCGCTCAGAAACACCCACGGGGAACTTCAGCAAATAGGGCCCGCCCGGGGGCGTCTGCTTCAGCCTCAATTCGGGATTGAGCTCGTACAGGACCTCGACGCCGATGCCCGCGAGCGCCGCGGCCCGCGAGAGCGCAAGACCCGAAGGCACAGGGGCGGCTTCGTAGGCGAGCGGCTCGGTCTGGGAGGCCGTGAAGCCGTACCGCTCGGGCTCGCGGCCGATGAGGGTCGCCGCCTGGATGGCGGGGACGAAGTTCTTAGTCTCTTCACGGAGGATGCGTCCCCGCGTCAGCTCCCAGAAGTCGCTTGTCCCGAGCGCCTTCATCGCGCGGAGGATCTTCATCTCACCGGCGTTGTACCCCGCCTTGGCGAGCTCCCACGAGCCGAAGAGCGCATGGAGGTCCCTGAAATAGCGCGCGGCAGCCACCGTGGATTTCTCGGGATCGAGGCGCTCGTCCACCCAGCGGTCCACGCGCAGCCCGTAGCGCCGCGCCGTGGGCGCCATGAACTGCCACAGCCCCTTGGCACCCGCCCGGGACACCGCGACTGGGTTGAAACCGCTCTCGATCATCGCGGTGAACATGAGGTCCTCGGGCAGCCCCTTGTCCCTGAGTACGCCCTGGATCATCTCGGCGTAGCGGCCCGAACGATCGAGCCACCGCTCGACCACCGCCCTTCGGTCGCCCGTTTGGAACTGTTCGAGGAAGCGTCTGACCTCGGCATTGTCACGGATGGGGAACGTGGGCGCTGCGGGGCTGAATGACTCCGTCCCGGCTCCGTCAGAGGTTTGACGGGCAGATCCCGGGCCCGACTCGGCTGGGTCCCGGGGAAGCAGAGGCTCCTGGGGGGCCTCGACCGCCCGGTCCTGGACGGGGAGCTCGGAGGCCGGTGGGAAGGGGGAGAACCCCTCCAGCTCCGCCCCGGCCACCCTTGGATGTCCCAGGGCCGCCAGGCAGAGGAGCAAGAAACCGATACCGCGGGGCCCGTTCTGGAAGGACATGGAGAGGAACTTGAGGGGTTGTACCACGGACGGACAAGTGGGGTCAACCCCCCAGGCAGGGCTGGCCAGGACGGATAGCCCTTGACACATAGGCGGCCACAACGTATCGTAACCACTCGCAAACTAAGGTGGTTTTGACACGCAGTCGGGACAGAAGGAAAGGAGGTGAATCCACATGAAGAAGATCATCGCGCTGGTGATTGGTATTGCTTTCGCTTTCGGCACGGCGGGCTTCGCAGCCGCTCAGGCGCCTGCCGTGGCCCCCAAGGCCGAGGACAAGATGGACAAGAAGGCCGACGACAAGAAGGCGGCCGCCGACAAGAAGGCGGCCGACAAGAAGGCGGCCGCCGACAAGAAGATGGGCGACAAGAAGATGGCCGACGACAAGAAGATGGGCGACAAG
This DNA window, taken from Candidatus Rokuibacteriota bacterium, encodes the following:
- a CDS encoding transglycosylase SLT domain-containing protein, whose protein sequence is MVERWLDRSGRYAEMIQGVLRDKGLPEDLMFTAMIESGFNPVAVSRAGAKGLWQFMAPTARRYGLRVDRWVDERLDPEKSTVAAARYFRDLHALFGSWELAKAGYNAGEMKILRAMKALGTSDFWELTRGRILREETKNFVPAIQAATLIGREPERYGFTASQTEPLAYEAAPVPSGLALSRAAALAGIGVEVLYELNPELRLKQTPPGGPYLLKFPVGVSERFVGAQERARGQRLAAAGRGRQVGKPEIHVVQPKETVGTIAKRYGVSAAELTRWNELDEAARIRPGDRLRIASALPAD
- the selA gene encoding L-seryl-tRNA(Sec) selenium transferase — encoded protein: MPPEDKAKTLLRALPGVDALVTRVEGHAALAGITRRRLTEAARDVLAAERRRVLEGAPAAAAAEALAERVVARLSQGGAFSLARVVNATGVVLHTNLGRALLSPLARERLQIVAGAYSNLEMDVNRKERGSRYAHVDALLQRLTGAQSSLVVNNCASAVLLALESLARGKEVIVSRGELIEIGGEFRIPDIMRRSGATLREVGTTNRTHLKDYAQAIGPETGLLLKVHTSNYRVVGFTAAVSSRELADLGRERGVPVMEDLGSGCFIDLRRFGFPYEPTVPEVVASGVDLVSFSGDKLLGGPQAGIVVGTAGLVGRLAQNPLNRALRIDKFTVAALEATLYAYEAGDALETIPTLRMLTEAQAAIRRRARGLLRRLPPETHARLGLALVEATSQVGGGALPTVELPTAAVALGTPECPAQALDERLRMGQPPVLGRVLDDRLLLDFRTILPSDIPALVRALSSL
- a CDS encoding MoaD/ThiS family protein, which produces MKVEVRLFATLQPYLPAGAHGDGVSLDLPPGATVRDVVESLKIPGELACLTVVNGRDADPEQVLAPGDELAMFPPLAGGA
- a CDS encoding multiheme c-type cytochrome; the protein is MGRTTRLVTVALLALALPAGAADPTPRPGAIEADERGFLEKHWRRAIPPQGPAPARFSPIERSLQPEACGACHPVQFGDWQASLHSKSMGPGVAGQLVEMARREPAAARSCSRCHAPVAEQRPALVDARGVVSNPDFDPALQSRGVICASCHVRGHEHFGPPRRDGSTASRAPHATLPHNGVTRTTAFLRAGFCASCHQFGADGLSLNGKPLENTYEEWRGSPAARRGLQCQHCHMPDRRHLWRGIHDADMVRSGVEITVRADRARYRAGDLVRATLAIATPRIGHAFPTYVTPQVLVRAELVDAQGQPVAGSVEQRVIARQVPLDLSREISDTRIPPGGRFTLDYSRRLEAVGLKLRVTVTVLPDEFYTRFFEALLAAGAGEGEAQIRAALEATRRSAYTLYVKELPLT
- a CDS encoding DUF3105 domain-containing protein; its protein translation is MHASVRAAELGSGRRIWLWAGGAAAAAAVVAGVFAYRAAVAQPGVSQPDQGNRHIQTLNETIPPYNSEPPTSGPHLPYVAPWGIHTEPIPRQLQVHNLEDGGVMVQYNCPDACPDLVAKLTAIVSGYERQVILAPYPGMKTRIALTAWTRLDAFDDFDPRRVRRFITAYRGIDHHPR